One window of the Dreissena polymorpha isolate Duluth1 chromosome 5, UMN_Dpol_1.0, whole genome shotgun sequence genome contains the following:
- the LOC127881443 gene encoding interferon-induced protein 44-like yields MAEHALICIVGLIEIPDTMAGQLPEKYMDQLESWIGTGPKTFTLLYKITRDGCNATTFHQMCDNQGPTVTVLYNQQGSVYGGYESASWTSSDDFREGILSWTRRDDFRNPNVRLTSSVNFGQNRYGLIDRKISEVRDIQDRNSFLFQLKYSGSDRFTMFSVCRPVYGWEGMSSYGPCFGEDLITFTGTVNQAEGLFFPLNGAMSIGNYSESHGLTGDQINNGNMYVTELEVYRVTDGQRKKKPTLPWRKTPEWNEKFLETLTEDIVSFKPSGKLGLSDIRILLLGPVGTGKSSFYNTIDSVLKGRISQRARCGNATHSITTAVRILKVRSGASLNFRLCDTRGLEVTQGLDILECSYLLDGSIPDYYEFNPATPICPDHPGFVHHPRVPEKIHCVLFAIDAKTVGDIPPKLVEKMNSFQKIMNHKGIPQAVLLTKVDLACHDVASKISNVFTSTKIEDAVDKVSGLLGLPRNNILPIKNYENEMQLDDNISILALLALRQVLYFAEDYIESIQEKMSALKLSSQRLTKGDVVQKSGDFVKE; encoded by the exons ATGGCAGAACATGCATTAATTTGCATTGTCGGTCTTATTGAGATTCCTGACACAATGGCGGGACAGTTGCCTGAAAAGTACATGGATCAACTGGAGTCCTGGATTGGAACGGGACCTAAGACATTTACACTGCTGTACAAAATAACCAGGGACGGGTGTAACGCTACAACATTCCACCAGATGTGTGACAACCAGGGACCAACCGTAACTGTTCTGTACAACCAACAGGGCTCGGTGTATGGGGGGTATGAGAGTGCGAGCTGGACCAGTAGTGACGACTTTAGAGAGGGGATTCTGAGCTGGACCAGAAGGGACGATTTTAGGAATCCGAATGTGAGATTGACCAGTAGTGTCAATTTTGGGCAAAATAGGTATGGATTAATAGATAGGAAAATAAGTGAGGTACGAGATATCCAAGATAGGAATTCGTTCCTGTTTCAATTAAAGTATTCTGGTAGTGATCGCTTTACCATGTTTTCTGTATGCCGCCCTGTGTATGGGTGGGAAGGAATGAGCTCTTATGGACCGTgctttggtgaagatctgataacCTTCACAGGAACAGTTAACCAAGCTGAAGGCTTATTCTTCCCATTAAACGGTGCCATGTCCATTGGGAACTACTCCGAAAGTCATGGTCTAACAGGGGACCAAATCAACAATGGAAATATGTACGTCACCGAGCTAGAGGTTTACCGTGTGACAG ATGGACAAAGAAAAAAGAAACCTACTCTACCTTGGAGAAAAACTCCTGAATGGAATGAAAAG TTTCTTGAGACGCTAACCGAGGACATCGTATCGTTCAAACCTTCGGGAAAGCTTGGACTCTCAGATATCCGTATCCTGTTGCTGGGTCCAGTGGGTACGGGCAAGTCGAGCTTCTACAACACCATTGACTCGGTGCTCAAAGGTCGTATCTCTCAAAGGGCTCGATGTGGGAATGCTACACATAGTATTACAACTGCGGTTCGTATTT TAAAGGTGCGTTCTGGAGCATCGTTGAATTTCCGACTCTGTGACACACGTGGTTTGGAGGTTACTCAGGGTCTTGACATTTTGGAATGCAGCTACTTGCTAGATGGGAGCATTCCAGACTATTACGAA TTTAACCCAGCCACGCCAATCTGTCCCGACCATCCCGGGTTCGTGCATCATCCGAGAGTACCGGAAAAGATTCACTGCGTTCTGTTTGCAATCGACGCTAAAACTGTGGGCGACATTCCACCAAAATTGGTCGAAAAGATGAACAGCTTTCAAAAAATAATGAATCACAAAG gTATTCCACAAGCCGTTCTGCTGACCAAAGTCGACCTTGCCTGTCATGATGTAGCCAGTAAAATCTCCAACGTGTTCACCAGCACAAAAATAGAGGATGCAGTGGACAAGGTATCCGGGCTTCTCGGGTTGCCAAGAAACAACATACTTCCAATTAAGAACTACGAGAATGAGATGCAGCTGGATGACAACATCAGTATCCTGGCGTTGCTTGCTCTGCGACAAGTTTTGTACTTTGCAGAAGATTACATTGAGAGCATTCAGGAGAAGATGAGCGCGCTCAAACTGTCATCTCAGAGGCTTACAAAAGGGGATGTCGTACAGAAAAGCGGCGACTTTGTAAAAGAATAA